The Xiphophorus couchianus chromosome 14, X_couchianus-1.0, whole genome shotgun sequence genome includes a region encoding these proteins:
- the slc7a8a gene encoding solute carrier family 7 member 8a, which produces MTDGPRQRSSTAGSAKDAAAEKESGGVALKKEIGLVSACGIIVGNIIGSGIFVSPKGVMENASSVGVALVVWIITGVITAIGALCYAELGVTIPKSGGDYSYVKDIFGGLAGFLRLWIAVLVIYPTNQAVIALTFSNYVLQPLFPTCFPPENGLRLLAAVCLLLLTWVNCSSVRWATRVQDIFTAGKLLALALIIIMGIVQICKGDYYWLEPANAFEPFQDYDVGLIALAFLQGSFAYGGWNFLNYVTEELVDPYVNLPRAIFISIPLVTFVYVFANIAYVTAMSPQELLASNAVAVTFGEKLLGVMAWIMPISVALSTFGGVNGSLFTSSRLFFAGAREGHLPSLLAMIHVKRCTPIPALLFTCLSTLLMLCTSDMYTLINYVGFINYLFYGVTVAGQIVLRIKQPNMHRPIKISLIWPVIYLVFWAFLLIFSLYSEPVVCGIGLAIMLTGVPVYFLGVYWENKPQCFDTFVDKMTYMGQKMCVVVYPAETGGSSGGDEEGEEKKEVKSPLSVEDGDDHKAPEC; this is translated from the exons ATGACGGACGGACCAAGACAACGGAGCAGCACGGCGGGCTCTGCCAAGGATGCGGCCGCTGAGAAGGAGTCTGGGGGAGTTGCGCTCAAGAAGGAGATCGGACTCGTGAGCGCATGTGGGATTATAGTTG GTAACATCATCGGCTCGGGTATCTTCGTCAGTCCGAAGGGAGTGATGGAGAACGCCAGCTCTGTGGGCGTGGCCCTGGTCGTCTGGATCATCACGGGCGTCATCACCGCCATCGGAGCGCTGTGCTACGCCGAGCTGGGCGTCACCATTCCCAAATCAGGGGGCGACTACTCCTACGTGAAGGACATCTTCGGAGGCCTGGCTGG GTTCCTCCGGTTGTGGATCGCCGTGCTGGTCATCTATCCCACCAACCAGGCTGTGATCGCCCTCACGTTCTCCAACTACGTCCTCCAGCCTCTGTTCCCCACCTGCTTCCCACCGGAGAACGGCCTGAGGCTGCTGGCTGCCGTCTGTCTCT TGCTGCTGACCTGGGTGAACTGCTCCAGTGTGCGGTGGGCCACCAGAGTGCAGGACATCTTTACGGCCGGCAAGCTGCTGGCCCTCGCCTTAATCATCATCATGGGAATCGTTCAGATCTGCAAGG GAGACTACTACTGGCTGGAGCCGGCCAATGCCTTCGAGCCCTTCCAGGACTACGACGTGGGTTTGATAGCCTTGGCGTTCCTACAAGGCTCGTTCGCCTATGGAGGCTGGAATTTCCTCAACTACGTCACAGAGGAGCTGGTAGATCCCTACGT GAACCTTCCCCGTGCCATCTTCATCTCCATCCCCCTTGTGACCTTCGTTTACGTCTTTGCCAACATCGCCTACGTCACGGCCATGAGTCCCCAGGAGCTGCTCGCCTCAAACGCCGTTGCCGTG ACGTTTGGTGAGAAGCTGCTGGGAGTCATGGCGTGGATCATGCCCATTTCTGTGGCTCTCTCCACCTTCGGAGGAGTCAACGGTTCCCTCTTCACGTCCTCACG GTTGTTCTTTGCTGGGGCCAGAGAGGGACACCTCCCGAGCCTTCTGGCCATGATCCACGTGAAACGCTGCACCCCCATCCCTGCTCTGCTCTTCACT TGCCTGTCCACTCTGCTTATGCTGTGCACCAGCGACATGTACACCCTCATCAACTATGTGGGCTTCATCAACTACCTCTTTTATGGAGTCACTGTCGCCGGGCAGATCGTCCTGAGAATTAAACAGCCCAACATGCACCGGCCAATCAAG ATCAGCCTGATATGGCCGGTCATTTACCTCGTCTTCTGGGCCTTCCTGCTCATCTTCTCCTTGTACTCGGAGCCCGTCGTGTGCGGCATCGGGCTCGCCATCATGCTCACTGGAGTTCCTGTCTACTTCCTGGGGGTCTACTGGGAGAACAAACCGCAGTGCTTTGATACCTTCGTTG ACAAAATGACGTACATGGGCCAGAAGATGTGCGTGGTTGTTTATCCGGCCGAGACCGGTGGCAGCAGCGGAGGCGAcgaggagggggaggagaagaaggaggtgAAGTCTCCTCTCTCCGTGGAGGACGGAGACGACCACAAAGCACCGGAGTGTTGA
- the nedd8 gene encoding NEDD8, translated as MLIKVKTLTGKEIEIDIEPTDKVERIKERVEEKEGIPPQQQRLIYSGKQMNDEKTAADYKIQGGSVLHLVLALRGGRPLCSTF; from the exons ATGTTGATTAAAGTGAAG ACTCTCACTGGCAAGGAGATAGAGATTGACATAGAGCCCACAGATAAG GTGGAGCGAATTAAAGAAAGAGTGGAGGAGAAAGAGGGGATCCCTCCCCAGCAACAGAGGTTGATCTACAGTGGAAAACAGAT GAACGACGAGAAAACGGCCGCAGACTACAAGATCCAGGGCGGCTCCGTCCTTCACCTGGTGCTCGCCCTCAGAGGAGGCCGCCCGCTCTGCTCCACGTTTTAA
- the gmpr2 gene encoding GMP reductase 2, which yields MPRIENDIKLDFKDVLLRPKRSTLKSRSEVDLLRSFTFRNSKGSYRGIPIIAANMDTVGTFEMAQALHEFTLFTAIHKHYSIDDWSEFAAKHPKCLESVAVSTGTGEGDFEKISAIVEAVPQLKYICVDVANGYSEHFVHFVKDVREKFPSHTIMAGNVVTGEMVEELILAGADIIKVGIGPGSVCTTRKKTGVGYPQLSAVIECADAAHGLGGHIISDGGCTCPGDVSKAFGAGADFVMLGGMLAGHSESGGETIEKNGKKYKLFYGMSSDTAMKKHSGGVADYRASEGKTVEVPYKGPVDETIRDVLGGVRSTCTYVGAAKLKELSRRTTFIRVTQQLNTVFGNS from the exons ATGCCTCGCATTGAGAATGACATCAAGCTGGACTTCAAGGATGTTCTCCTCCGGCCCAAACGGAGCACGCTCAAGTCCAGGAGTGAG GTGGACCTGTTGAGGAGCTTCACTTTCAGGAACTCCAAGGGCAGCTACAGAGGGATTCCCATCATCGCCGCCAACATGGACACCGTGGGGACCTTCGAGATGGCCCAGGCTCTGCACGAG TTCACTCTCTTCACTGCAATCCACAAACATTACTCTATAGATGATTGGTCAGAGTTTGCTGCGAAGCATCCTAAGTGCCTGGAG AGTGTTGCCGTCAGCACGGGGACGGGAGAAGGAGACTTTGAGAAGATCTCGGCCATCGTGGAGGCCGTGCCGCAGCTCAAGTACATCTGTGTAGACGTGGCCAACGGCTACTCCGAACACTTTGTTCACTTCGTCAAAGACGTCCGGGAGAAGTTTCCCTCACACACCATAATG GCAGGGAACGTAGTGACAGGAGAAATGGTGGAAGAACTGATTCTTGCTGGAGCCGACATCATTAAAGTAGGCATCGGACCAG GCTCTGTGTGTACCACCCGTAAGAAGACAGGGGTTGGCTACCCGCAGCTCAGCGCTGTGATTGAATGTGCAGATGCAGCCCACGGCCTGGGCGGCCACATTATATCT GATGGAGGATGTACCTGCCCAGGAGATGTCTCTAAGGCTTTTG GCGCCGGAGCCGACTTTGTGATGCTGGGCGGGATGCTGGCTGGTCACTCCGAGAGCGGCGGCGAGACCATCGAGAAAAACGGCAAGAAATACAAGCTGTTTTATGGGATGAGCTCCGACACGGCGATGAAGAAGCACTCAGGAGGCGTAGCTGATTACAg AGCGTCGGAGGGGAAGACGGTGGAAGTTCCCTACAAAGGGCCGGTGGATGAGACGATACGAGACGTCCTGGGAGGCGTGCGCTCCACCTGCACCTACGTCGGAGCCGCTaagctgaaggagctgagccGCAGGACGACCTTCATCCGGGTCACCCAGCAGCTCAACACCGTCTTCGGGAACAGCTAA
- the homezb gene encoding homeobox and leucine zipper encoding b, with amino-acid sequence MRQLADRTNIKPIQTPSSLEGSHSALGITVPQWSARICLPLLSEDKRVLWVHANEVNVQTDKVAELENAFSRSPYLTRKQTNALAQRCSLHPDQVKVWFIAQRLRYGISWDYKDIREIWNKLNSNRKDKEGNEEFQDRVKNDQVKSKKMSLMEQKVNWNTEQERPMEKETGRRVIEDETATPDKRRTIGVVSNRRKKRKKRDVKWITDQAETLGAKMDTSENEEQTSSTWEGAYVSKKKRRVHTKLISSPVKNDYENLLAEAEIPFVDFSSVVLEPQTQTSIAVPITESQADLQGRRMTSLESSLEEDTDTLACLEEALSSEPAKENNVVSEVDELKELVKAENNFLTASSPTAGTSQEEVLLAEGAMLRPRSRLKTQSQLLMLRRAFLEFQYPDAEQYSMLTRLVGIQRHHLVQWFGDRRYSMKKSKPRWMTEEQYKEILANIRYRQYKNILLKGLLRKTE; translated from the coding sequence ATGAGGCAACTCGCTGACAGAACGAACATCAAACCCATACAGACCCCCAGTTCTCTGGAAGGCAGCCATTCGGCGTTGGGTATCACAGTGCCTCAGTGGAGCGCCCGCATATGTCTCCCCCTGCTCTCTGAGGATAAAAGGGTGTTGTGGGTTCATGCAAATGAGGTTAACGTGCAGACGGATAAAGTGGCGGAACTCGAAAATGCCTTTAGCAGGTCCCCCTATCTGACACGCAAACAGACTAATGCTTTAGCCCAGCGCTGCTCCCTGCATCCAGACCAGGTGAAGGTTTGGTTTATAGCGCAGAGGCTCCGCTACGGCATTAGCTGGGACTACAAAGACATCAGGGAGATTTGGAACAAGTTGAATTCCAATCGCAAAGACAAGGAAGGAAATGAGGAGTTCCAAGACAGGGTCAAGAACGACCAAGTAAAGAGCAAGAAGATGTCTTTGATGGAACAAAAAGTGAATTGGAATACGGAGCAGGAGAGACCAATGGAAAAAGAAACGGGTAGAAGAGTGATAGAGGACGAAACCGCCACTCCAGATAAGCGGAGAACAATTGGGGTCGTGTCgaacaggagaaagaaaagaaagaaacgagACGTCAAGTGGATCACCGATCAAGCAGAAACACTAGGGGCAAAAATGGATACATCTGAGAATGAGGAGCAAACATCTAGCACATGGGAAGGAGCATATGTctccaagaaaaaaagaagagtacaCACAAAACTGATCTCCAGCCCAGTTAAAAACGACTACGAGAATCTTCTTGCCGAGGCTGAAATCCCATTTGTTGACTTTTCTTCCGTCGTTCTAGAGCCTCAAACCCAAACCTCTATCGCCGTTCCCATAACAGAGAGCCAGGCAGACTTGCAGGGCAGAAGGATGACTTCGCTGGAGAGCAGCTTGGAGGAGGACACTGACACACTGGCTTGTCTGGAGGAAGCTCTGTCTTCTGAACCAGCAAAGGAAAACAATGTCGTCTCCGAAGTGGACGAACTAAAGGAGCTCGTTAAGGCTGAAAACAACTTTCTTACTGCGAGCAGTCCGACTGCTGGGACCAGTCAGGAGGAAGTTCTCTTGGCAGAAGGGGCAATGCTGCGTCCCCGGAGCAGACTGAAGACTCAGTCTCAGCTGCTGATGCTAAGGAGGGCCTTCCTGGAGTTCCAGTATCCCGACGCTGAGCAGTACAGCATGCTGACCAGGCTGGTCGGCATACAGCGCCACCATCTGGTGCAGTGGTTCGGTGACCGGCGTTACTCGATGAAAAAATCAAAACCTCGCTGGATGACGGAGGAGCAGTACAAGGAGATACTGGCCAACATCAGGTACCGGCAATACAAAAACATCCTGCTAAAAGGACTGCTGAGAAAAACTGAATGA